One genomic segment of Natrononativus amylolyticus includes these proteins:
- a CDS encoding Lrp/AsnC family transcriptional regulator — MGRELDEIDKGVLYMLQREARNTTAQEIGETVGVSPSTVRNRIDQLESDGVIRGYHPKLDYEAANLPLCVLFVCTAPATRRSELADKVMNIQGWLISVRW; from the coding sequence ATGGGCCGAGAACTGGACGAGATCGACAAAGGCGTTCTATATATGCTGCAACGGGAAGCTCGGAACACAACCGCACAAGAGATCGGCGAGACGGTCGGTGTCTCACCCAGCACCGTTCGCAATCGAATCGACCAACTCGAATCCGACGGCGTCATCCGAGGGTATCATCCAAAACTCGATTACGAGGCGGCGAACCTCCCCTTATGCGTGCTCTTCGTCTGTACCGCCCCCGCAACTAGACGGTCGGAATTAGCTGACAAGGTCATGAACATCCAGGGGTGGTTGATCTCCGTGAGATGGTGA
- a CDS encoding nuclear transport factor 2 family protein: MSQHTRRVADRFRQAMNDHDLEALLSCFHEEYRSETPAHPDRSFTGRPQVRKNWIQMFETTPDLAVEFPRTTIDDDTAWIEMRMHGTQTNGDELDVRGVVIKGISGEQIDWGRIYLEPVQRSEDVTWEEIYAGDEDG, translated from the coding sequence GTGTCACAACATACCAGACGTGTCGCGGATCGGTTTCGGCAGGCGATGAACGACCACGATCTCGAGGCACTGCTTTCGTGTTTCCACGAGGAGTACCGGAGCGAAACGCCGGCCCATCCCGACCGATCGTTTACTGGACGACCGCAGGTTCGAAAGAACTGGATACAAATGTTCGAGACGACTCCTGATCTGGCGGTCGAGTTTCCGCGAACGACGATCGACGACGATACGGCCTGGATCGAGATGCGGATGCACGGCACGCAAACCAACGGCGACGAACTAGACGTTCGTGGCGTTGTCATCAAGGGTATCTCTGGCGAGCAGATCGACTGGGGACGGATTTACCTCGAACCCGTGCAGCGATCTGAAGACGTGACGTGGGAAGAAATCTACGCAGGGGACGAAGACGGCTAA
- a CDS encoding TrmB family transcriptional regulator, whose translation MNELSNHQRAVELLQQLGLKEYEAKCFVALSRIPKGTAKEISETSDVPRTRVYDAVRVLETKGLVEIQHSNPQQFRAVPIDEGAETLRQEYESRTETLVEAVEGIEPAPVGDEQEVSHEVWALMGQAAIANRTQQLIEAAGREIVFVVGREEVLTEELVANLQDAQETGITVVVGTVSDKLRETVQEALPGAEVFVSGLEWLSSTPADVTDETTISRLLLVDRNTILVSSVHEATADTAESEKAVFGRGFDNGLVVIARRLMATGLDTVDDPKLSNGQ comes from the coding sequence ATGAACGAGTTATCTAATCATCAACGAGCGGTCGAATTGCTTCAGCAACTGGGTTTGAAGGAGTACGAGGCGAAGTGCTTCGTCGCGTTATCACGAATACCGAAAGGAACGGCCAAAGAGATCAGCGAGACCTCCGACGTTCCTCGCACGCGTGTGTACGATGCGGTCCGGGTGCTGGAAACGAAAGGACTCGTGGAAATCCAGCACTCGAATCCCCAGCAGTTTCGGGCCGTCCCGATCGACGAGGGGGCCGAGACGCTTCGCCAGGAGTACGAATCGCGGACGGAGACACTTGTCGAGGCGGTTGAGGGGATCGAACCAGCACCAGTAGGCGACGAGCAGGAAGTGTCACACGAGGTCTGGGCATTGATGGGGCAAGCGGCGATCGCAAACCGAACACAGCAACTCATCGAGGCCGCTGGGCGGGAGATCGTGTTCGTCGTGGGCCGTGAGGAAGTCCTCACGGAGGAGTTGGTCGCCAATCTCCAAGATGCTCAGGAGACGGGCATCACGGTCGTCGTCGGAACCGTCTCCGACAAGCTTCGTGAGACCGTTCAGGAGGCACTCCCCGGTGCTGAAGTATTCGTCTCTGGGTTGGAATGGTTGAGCAGTACTCCAGCTGACGTCACTGACGAAACGACGATCAGTCGGTTACTCCTGGTCGATCGGAACACGATTCTGGTCAGTTCAGTGCACGAGGCCACGGCGGACACTGCGGAATCTGAGAAAGCAGTATTCGGCAGGGGTTTCGACAACGGATTAGTCGTGATCGCCCGGCGGCTAATGGCGACGGGATTGGATACAGTCGATGATCCCAAACTGTCCAACGGACAATAA